A window from Mixophyes fleayi isolate aMixFle1 chromosome 12, aMixFle1.hap1, whole genome shotgun sequence encodes these proteins:
- the HHIPL1 gene encoding HHIP-like protein 1 isoform X1 — translation MCSSCRRSLGRDELNEPDPVLRAEGSLRMGLQAVWLLLSPVLLCSLPGRVRSHPQCLDFKPPFRPPQELTFCVQYKDFGCCESARDREIMDRFYRVLGDMDESGYELCAAHVQDILCQECSPYAAHLYDAEDPTTPVRTIAGLCEEYCTDVWKKCRSVFRHMTTDKDLLALEGNMAKFCRRLTLDDTDYCFPRLLVNTKLTQNLGLVTADSEGCLQLCLEEVANGLQNPVAMVHANDGTHRFFVAEQVGLVWAYLPDRSRLEKPFLNISQAVLTSPWEGDERGFLGIAFHPNFKHNGKVYVYYSVEIGFDEIIRISEFRLSAHDVNTVDHGSERIILEVEEPASNHNGGELLFGDDGYLYIFIGDGGMAGDPFGKFGNAQNKSTLLGKVLRIDVNHNNHGPLYRIPPDNPFVNDVNARPEVYAYGVRNMWRCSFDRGDPQTKEGQGRLFCGDVGQNKFEEIDIVERGKNYGWRAREGFSCYDKKLCANSSLDDVLPIFAYPHKLGKSVTGGYVYRGCQYPNLNGLYIFGDFMSGRLMALKENRNTGEWQYHEICMGTGQTCVFPNLINNYYQYIISFAEDESGELYFMSTGIPSATSPAGVVYKIVDTSRRAPPGKCRFHPIPVKTKSTTLPFVPKEKLIIKTAPTKRPKLKSTSKPSGRVRGTAQPPPSSTPDWVEQLLKLIQGPTPVSTTTRPTTTRPLKTKKGVKSTERRGHKKKTKPGGGVSKPSSAEVRNGAVRLANGQRPDRGRVEVFISGEWGTVCDDLWNVKAAAVVCRQLGFPYVVKAAKQGEFGEGRNLRILLDDVDCTGKERTLLDCKHKEIGKHNCSHQEDAGVICSHKEESEN, via the exons ATGTGCAGCAGCTGCCGGAGATCACTGGGGAGGGACGAGCTGAATGAACCGGATCCAGTGCTGCGGGCAGAGGGATCTCTCAGGATGGGGCTGCAGGCTGTTTGGCTCCTTTTATCCCCGGTGCTGCTCTGCTCCCTGCCGGGCAGGGTCCGCTCCCACCCGCAGTGTTTGGACTTCAAGCCCCCGTTCCGCCCCCCGCAGGAGCTGACTTTCTGCGTCCAGTACAAGGACTTCGGCTGCTGCGAGTCTGCCCGGGACAGGGAGATCATGGACCGGTTCTACCGGGTGCTGGGAGACATGGATGAGTCCGGGTACGAGCTGTGCGCTGCCCATGTGCAGGACATCCTGTGCCAG gaATGTTCCCCGTATGCAGCCCACTTATACGACGCTGAAGATCCGACCACCCCGGTGCGGACCATCGCCGGCCTCTGTGAGGAATATTGTACGGACGTCTGGAAAAAGTGCCGGTCTGTATTCCGGCACATGACGACCGACAAGGATCTGTTGGCCTTGGAAGGGAACATGGCAAAGTTCTGCCGCCGTCTGACTCTGGACGACACCGATTACTGCTTCCCCCGTCTGTTAGTGAATACAAAACTGACCCAGAATTTGGGCTTGGTGACGGCTGACTCGGAGGGTTGTCTACAGCTGTGCCTGGAAGAGGTCGCCAATGGTCTGCAGAATCCCGTTGCCATGGTACATGCCAATGACGGCACTCACCGATTCTTTGTGGCAGAACAAGTCGGTCTGGTGTGGGCTTATCTCCCTGACCGATCCAGGCTAGAAAAGCCATTTTTAAACATCTCCCAAGCTGTCCTCACCTCTCCCTGGGAAGGAGATGAACGGGGCTTTTTAGGAATTGCTTTCCATCCAAACTTTAAGCACAATGGCAAAGTCTACGTTTACTACTCGGTGGAAATCGGCTTTGATGAAATCATCCGGATCAGCGAGTTCAGACTTTCCGCTCATGACGTGAACACAGTTGACCATGGCTCAGAAAG GATAATCCTGGAGGTGGAGGAGCCGGCGTCCAATCACAATGGCGGGGAGCTGCTGTTTGGCGACGACGGCTATCTCTACATATTTATTGGGGACGGAGGGATGGCGGGAGATCCGTTCGGGAAGTTTGGAAATGCTCAGAACAA GTCTACGTTATTAGGCAAAGTCCTGCGCATTGACGTCAACCACAACAACCATGGCCCCCTTTACCGAATCCCGCCAGACAACCCGTTTGTCAATGACGTAAACGCCAGACCTGAGGTCTATGCTTACGGGGTGAGGAACATGTGGCGCTGCTCTTTTGATAGGGGAGACCCCCAGACAAAGGAGGGGCAAGGACGCCTGTTCTGCGGAGATGTAGGACAGAATAAATTTGAAGAAATCGACATTGTAGAGAGAGGAAAAAATTATGGCTGGAGGGCCAGGGAAGGCTTCAGCTGCTATGATAAAAAGCTGTGCGCCAATTCGTCACTAG ACGACGTTCTACCGATTTTTGCCTATCCCCACAAGCTCGGGAAATCTGTTACAGGCGGATATGTGTACAGAGGCTGCCAGTATCCAAATTTAAATGGACTTTATATATTTGGAGATTTTATGAGtgg ACGTTTGATGGCTCTGAAAGAAAATCGGAATACGGGGGAGTGGCAGTACCACGAAATCTGCATGGGCACCGGACAGACCTGCGTGTTTCCCAATCTCATTAATAACTATTACCAGTACATTATCTCGTTTGCTGAGGATGAATCGG GGGAACTATATTTCATGTCTACCGGTATCCCAAGTGCGACGTCCCCTGCTGGCGTTGTCTACAAGATTGTGGACACCTCAAG GAGGGCACCGCCTGGCAAATGCCGATTTCACCCAATACCGGTCAAGACGAAATCTACCACCTTGCCGTTTGTGCCAAAAGAAA AATTAATCATAAAAACTGCTCCCACCAAGCGTCCGAAACTTAAGTCTACATCAAAGCCTTCAGGGCGCGTCAGGGGTACTGCTCAGCCGCCTCCCAGTTCGACACCTGATTGGGTGGAACAGCTCCTAAAGCTGATACAAGGGCCAACGCCGGTCTCAACTACCACCAGGCCAACCACAACGAGACCTCTGAAGACGAAGAAAGGGGTTAAGAGCACCGAGAGGAGAGGTcacaaaaagaaaactaaacCTGGAGGTGGCGTTTCCAAACCAAGCTCTGCGGAAGTGCGTAATGGGGCCGTGAGGCTGGCTAACGGCCAGAGACCAGACCGTGGGAGGGTGGAGGTCTTCATCAGTGGAGAGTGGGGAACAGTATGCGATGACTTGTGGAATGTCAAGGCTGCGGCGGTGGTTTGCCGCCAACTGGGATTCCCATATGTTGTAAAAGCCGCCAAACAAGGGGAGTTTGGGGAAGGACGGAATCTTCGGATCCTTCTTGACGATGTCGATTGCACCGGTAAGGAGAGGACCCTACTGGACTGTAAACACAAGGAGATCGGCAAACACAATTGTAGTCACCAAGAAGATGCTGGAGTTATATGTAGCCACAAAGAAGAGTCCGAAAATTGA
- the HHIPL1 gene encoding HHIP-like protein 1 isoform X2 gives MCSSCRRSLGRDELNEPDPVLRAEGSLRMGLQAVWLLLSPVLLCSLPGRVRSHPQCLDFKPPFRPPQELTFCVQYKDFGCCESARDREIMDRFYRVLGDMDESGYELCAAHVQDILCQECSPYAAHLYDAEDPTTPVRTIAGLCEEYCTDVWKKCRSVFRHMTTDKDLLALEGNMAKFCRRLTLDDTDYCFPRLLVNTKLTQNLGLVTADSEGCLQLCLEEVANGLQNPVAMVHANDGTHRFFVAEQVGLVWAYLPDRSRLEKPFLNISQAVLTSPWEGDERGFLGIAFHPNFKHNGKVYVYYSVEIGFDEIIRISEFRLSAHDVNTVDHGSERIILEVEEPASNHNGGELLFGDDGYLYIFIGDGGMAGDPFGKFGNAQNKSTLLGKVLRIDVNHNNHGPLYRIPPDNPFVNDVNARPEVYAYGVRNMWRCSFDRGDPQTKEGQGRLFCGDVGQNKFEEIDIVERGKNYGWRAREGFSCYDKKLCANSSLDDVLPIFAYPHKLGKSVTGGYVYRGCQYPNLNGLYIFGDFMSGRLMALKENRNTGEWQYHEICMGTGQTCVFPNLINNYYQYIISFAEDESGELYFMSTGIPSATSPAGVVYKIVDTSRRAPPGKCRFHPIPVKTKSTTLPFVPKERRRTSPIVHPAGWRSSVTQSSHSGPPASCL, from the exons ATGTGCAGCAGCTGCCGGAGATCACTGGGGAGGGACGAGCTGAATGAACCGGATCCAGTGCTGCGGGCAGAGGGATCTCTCAGGATGGGGCTGCAGGCTGTTTGGCTCCTTTTATCCCCGGTGCTGCTCTGCTCCCTGCCGGGCAGGGTCCGCTCCCACCCGCAGTGTTTGGACTTCAAGCCCCCGTTCCGCCCCCCGCAGGAGCTGACTTTCTGCGTCCAGTACAAGGACTTCGGCTGCTGCGAGTCTGCCCGGGACAGGGAGATCATGGACCGGTTCTACCGGGTGCTGGGAGACATGGATGAGTCCGGGTACGAGCTGTGCGCTGCCCATGTGCAGGACATCCTGTGCCAG gaATGTTCCCCGTATGCAGCCCACTTATACGACGCTGAAGATCCGACCACCCCGGTGCGGACCATCGCCGGCCTCTGTGAGGAATATTGTACGGACGTCTGGAAAAAGTGCCGGTCTGTATTCCGGCACATGACGACCGACAAGGATCTGTTGGCCTTGGAAGGGAACATGGCAAAGTTCTGCCGCCGTCTGACTCTGGACGACACCGATTACTGCTTCCCCCGTCTGTTAGTGAATACAAAACTGACCCAGAATTTGGGCTTGGTGACGGCTGACTCGGAGGGTTGTCTACAGCTGTGCCTGGAAGAGGTCGCCAATGGTCTGCAGAATCCCGTTGCCATGGTACATGCCAATGACGGCACTCACCGATTCTTTGTGGCAGAACAAGTCGGTCTGGTGTGGGCTTATCTCCCTGACCGATCCAGGCTAGAAAAGCCATTTTTAAACATCTCCCAAGCTGTCCTCACCTCTCCCTGGGAAGGAGATGAACGGGGCTTTTTAGGAATTGCTTTCCATCCAAACTTTAAGCACAATGGCAAAGTCTACGTTTACTACTCGGTGGAAATCGGCTTTGATGAAATCATCCGGATCAGCGAGTTCAGACTTTCCGCTCATGACGTGAACACAGTTGACCATGGCTCAGAAAG GATAATCCTGGAGGTGGAGGAGCCGGCGTCCAATCACAATGGCGGGGAGCTGCTGTTTGGCGACGACGGCTATCTCTACATATTTATTGGGGACGGAGGGATGGCGGGAGATCCGTTCGGGAAGTTTGGAAATGCTCAGAACAA GTCTACGTTATTAGGCAAAGTCCTGCGCATTGACGTCAACCACAACAACCATGGCCCCCTTTACCGAATCCCGCCAGACAACCCGTTTGTCAATGACGTAAACGCCAGACCTGAGGTCTATGCTTACGGGGTGAGGAACATGTGGCGCTGCTCTTTTGATAGGGGAGACCCCCAGACAAAGGAGGGGCAAGGACGCCTGTTCTGCGGAGATGTAGGACAGAATAAATTTGAAGAAATCGACATTGTAGAGAGAGGAAAAAATTATGGCTGGAGGGCCAGGGAAGGCTTCAGCTGCTATGATAAAAAGCTGTGCGCCAATTCGTCACTAG ACGACGTTCTACCGATTTTTGCCTATCCCCACAAGCTCGGGAAATCTGTTACAGGCGGATATGTGTACAGAGGCTGCCAGTATCCAAATTTAAATGGACTTTATATATTTGGAGATTTTATGAGtgg ACGTTTGATGGCTCTGAAAGAAAATCGGAATACGGGGGAGTGGCAGTACCACGAAATCTGCATGGGCACCGGACAGACCTGCGTGTTTCCCAATCTCATTAATAACTATTACCAGTACATTATCTCGTTTGCTGAGGATGAATCGG GGGAACTATATTTCATGTCTACCGGTATCCCAAGTGCGACGTCCCCTGCTGGCGTTGTCTACAAGATTGTGGACACCTCAAG GAGGGCACCGCCTGGCAAATGCCGATTTCACCCAATACCGGTCAAGACGAAATCTACCACCTTGCCGTTTGTGCCAAAAGAAA